From Leptodactylus fuscus isolate aLepFus1 chromosome 11, aLepFus1.hap2, whole genome shotgun sequence, one genomic window encodes:
- the FAM163B gene encoding protein FAM163B, with product MTAGTVVITGGILATVILLCIIAVLCYCRLQYYCCKKEDSEEDEEEPDFAVHSRFPPVHCNRNVVLANGPSIYASPYNKKHQHCRSVCQGCSHNEPPAFLLHPPDEIRNGGERITYKTISQEEIELPVNLSNLQVLNPNRLSAMREAFSRSRSISTDV from the exons ATGACAGCCGGGACTGTGGTCATCACCGGTGGAATATTAGCGACTGTTATCCTTCTCTGTATTATCGCTGTTCTCTGCTATTGTCGACTACAG TACTACTGCTGCAAAAAAGAGGACTcggaagaggatgaggaggaaccaGATTTTGCCGTCCATTCCCGCTTCCCACCGGTACACTGCAACCGGAATGTAGTATTAGCCAATGGGCCGTCCATCTACGCTTCCCCCTACAACAAGAAGCATCAGCACTGCAGgagcgtgtgccagggctgctcaCACAATGAACCTCCAGCTTTCCTCCTGCACCCACCGGACGAGATCCGAAACGGCGGCGAACGCATCACCTACAAGACGATCAGCCAGGAAGAAATCGAACTGCCTGTTAATCTGAGCAATTTGCAGGTGCTCAATCCCAACCGCCTGTCCGCTATGAGGGAGGCTTTTTCCCGGAGCCGCAGTATCAGCACGGATGTGTGA